The Streptomyces sp. NL15-2K genome contains a region encoding:
- a CDS encoding amino-acid N-acetyltransferase yields the protein MSAESPSPESPEVTAKAITVRRARTSDVPAVRRLLDEYVRARILLDKATVTLYEDIQEFWVAERDDNGEVVGCGALHVMWEDLAEVRTLAVKRGLKGAGVGHQLLEKLLHTARWLGVRRVFCLTFEVDFFGKHGFVEIGETPVDTDVYAELLRSYDEGVAEFLGLERVKPNTLGNSRMLLHL from the coding sequence ATGTCAGCAGAGAGCCCCTCACCGGAGAGCCCCGAAGTCACCGCAAAAGCCATCACCGTCCGGCGGGCCCGCACCAGCGATGTCCCGGCCGTACGTCGTCTCCTTGACGAGTACGTCCGCGCCCGCATCCTGCTCGACAAAGCCACGGTGACGCTTTACGAGGACATCCAGGAGTTCTGGGTCGCCGAACGCGACGACAACGGCGAGGTCGTCGGCTGCGGCGCCCTGCACGTGATGTGGGAAGACCTCGCGGAAGTCCGCACTCTCGCGGTGAAGCGCGGCCTGAAGGGCGCCGGCGTCGGCCATCAGTTGCTGGAGAAGTTGCTGCACACCGCGCGCTGGCTCGGCGTTCGCCGCGTTTTCTGTCTGACCTTCGAAGTCGACTTCTTCGGCAAGCACGGCTTCGTCGAGATCGGTGAGACGCCCGTCGACACCGATGTCTACGCGGAGCTGCTGCGTTCCTATGACGAAGGCGTCGCGGAGTTCCTCGGTCTCGAACGAGTGAAACCGAACACCTTGGGCAACAGTCGCATGCTTCTGCACCTGTGA
- a CDS encoding BlaI/MecI/CopY family transcriptional regulator: MPRPLGELEDAVMTRVWKWNRPVTVREVLEDLQQERSIAYTTVMTVLDNLHQKGWVRREAEGRAYRYEAVSTRAAYAAALMNDAWSQSDNPAAALVAFFGMMSDEQRRALRDAVRIVQGPETAEPAPETSGDSAASDTPAPDTTAPDTTEENPGSAPGGRGR, encoded by the coding sequence GTGCCTCGCCCATTGGGAGAACTCGAAGACGCGGTCATGACGCGGGTGTGGAAGTGGAACCGCCCGGTGACCGTTCGAGAAGTCCTGGAAGATCTTCAGCAGGAACGGTCCATCGCCTACACCACGGTGATGACCGTTTTGGACAATCTCCATCAGAAGGGCTGGGTGCGCCGTGAGGCCGAAGGCCGGGCCTATCGATATGAGGCGGTCTCCACACGGGCCGCCTACGCCGCCGCGCTGATGAACGACGCCTGGTCGCAGAGTGACAACCCCGCCGCCGCTCTCGTCGCGTTCTTCGGCATGATGAGCGACGAACAGCGGCGGGCCCTGCGGGACGCCGTTCGCATCGTCCAGGGGCCCGAAACAGCCGAACCGGCCCCGGAGACCTCAGGCGATTCCGCCGCCTCGGATACCCCTGCCCCCGATACCACCGCGCCCGATACCACTGAGGAGAACCCCGGCTCGGCACCGGGCGGCCGCGGGCGATAG
- a CDS encoding HAD family acid phosphatase, translating to MSRRRLWARRAAVTAVSAAALVALAVPAEAATTTMSTSTTATAAAAAEDVDYATWQKDCQALMDQALPYLKQRIANTKPGEKQAIVFDIDNTTLETDFGFSYPQPANAPVLEVAEYAQEHGVSLFFVTARPGIIHSVTDYNLKHVGYEVSGLYVRSFADLFKNVAEYKTAQRVDIESKGYTIIANIGNSATDLSGGHAERTYKLPDYDGQLS from the coding sequence ATGAGCAGACGACGCCTCTGGGCGCGCCGCGCAGCCGTCACCGCCGTCTCCGCGGCCGCCCTCGTGGCGCTGGCCGTCCCCGCCGAGGCCGCGACGACGACCATGAGCACCTCCACGACCGCCACGGCCGCCGCCGCAGCCGAGGACGTCGACTACGCGACCTGGCAGAAGGACTGCCAGGCCCTGATGGACCAGGCCCTGCCCTATCTGAAGCAGCGGATCGCGAACACGAAGCCGGGCGAGAAGCAGGCGATCGTCTTCGACATCGACAACACCACCCTGGAGACCGATTTCGGCTTCAGCTATCCGCAGCCGGCCAACGCGCCGGTCCTGGAGGTCGCCGAGTACGCCCAGGAACACGGCGTCTCGCTCTTCTTCGTGACGGCCCGTCCGGGGATCATCCACTCGGTGACCGACTACAACCTCAAGCACGTCGGTTACGAGGTCTCCGGGCTCTACGTGCGCAGCTTCGCCGACCTCTTCAAGAACGTCGCGGAGTACAAGACCGCTCAGCGCGTCGACATCGAGTCGAAGGGCTACACGATCATCGCGAACATCGGCAACAGCGCCACCGACCTGTCGGGCGGCCACGCCGAGAGGACGTACAAACTGCCGGACTACGACGGTCAGTTGTCGTAG
- a CDS encoding Lsr2 family protein, with product MAQKVQVLLVDDIDGGEADETVTFALDGKTYEIDLTTANADKLRGLLDPYVKGGRRTGGRASGGRGKARAASGGSQDTAQIRAWAKENGYEVNDRGRVPASIREAYEKANA from the coding sequence GTGGCACAGAAGGTTCAGGTCCTTCTTGTCGATGACATCGACGGCGGCGAGGCGGACGAGACCGTCACGTTCGCGTTGGACGGCAAGACGTACGAGATCGATCTCACGACCGCCAATGCGGACAAGTTGCGCGGTCTTCTCGACCCTTACGTGAAGGGCGGCCGTCGTACCGGAGGCCGTGCTTCGGGTGGGCGTGGAAAGGCGCGCGCCGCTTCCGGTGGCAGCCAGGACACCGCGCAGATCCGCGCGTGGGCGAAGGAGAACGGTTACGAGGTCAATGACCGCGGCCGTGTTCCGGCGTCCATTCGCGAGGCATACGAGAAGGCCAACGCCTGA
- a CDS encoding MDR family MFS transporter — translation MTDTAAGDTVDPEAEKQPRSVRVVLLALMITMMLAMLDNMIVGTAMPTIVGELGGLEHLSWVVTSYTLATAASTPLWGKLGDMYGRKGVFMSSIVLFLIGSALSGMAQDMGQLIGFRAVQGLGAGGLMVGVMAIIGDLIPPRERGKYQGMMAGVMALAMIGGPLVGGTITDHWGWRWAFYINLPLGVVALTAISVVLHLPKKRAQARIDYLGAGLLTVGITAIVLVTTWGGTEYAWTSARIMELIGIGVAALIGFVFWQTKAAEPVVPLHIFRSRNFTLMSIIGFITGFVMFGATLFLPLYQQSVQGASATNSGLLLLPMLGAMLVTSMIAGRVTTNTGRYKVFPVVGSVLMVVGLYLLSLMDTDTSRLTSGVYMAVVGLGMGCLMQITMLVAQNSVEMKDMGVASSSTTLFRTLGSSFGVAIMGALFNHRVQDVMTERAGALGSKVTEQSAQLDAASLAKLPAAAREAYQHAVSAGTHSAFLLGAAVAVVALVAAVFVKEVPLKGAEPQKTGEDSADGTGAPAPVIEAV, via the coding sequence ATGACGGACACAGCGGCGGGTGACACGGTCGACCCGGAGGCGGAAAAGCAACCCAGGAGCGTGCGGGTCGTCCTGCTCGCGCTGATGATCACAATGATGCTCGCGATGCTCGACAACATGATCGTGGGCACCGCGATGCCGACGATCGTGGGTGAGCTGGGCGGGCTCGAGCACCTGTCGTGGGTGGTCACCTCCTACACGCTGGCCACCGCCGCCTCCACGCCCCTGTGGGGCAAGCTCGGCGACATGTACGGGCGCAAGGGCGTCTTCATGAGCTCGATCGTGCTCTTCCTGATCGGGTCCGCGCTGAGCGGCATGGCCCAGGACATGGGGCAGCTCATCGGCTTCCGCGCCGTCCAGGGGCTCGGCGCCGGCGGTCTGATGGTCGGCGTCATGGCGATCATCGGTGACCTGATACCGCCCCGAGAGCGCGGCAAGTACCAGGGCATGATGGCCGGCGTCATGGCGCTCGCGATGATCGGCGGACCGCTGGTCGGCGGCACCATCACCGACCACTGGGGCTGGCGCTGGGCCTTCTACATCAACCTGCCGCTCGGCGTCGTGGCGCTCACCGCGATCAGCGTCGTCCTGCACCTGCCGAAGAAGCGGGCGCAGGCGCGGATCGACTACCTGGGCGCCGGGCTGCTGACCGTGGGCATCACCGCCATCGTGCTCGTCACCACCTGGGGCGGCACGGAGTACGCCTGGACCTCCGCGCGGATCATGGAGCTCATCGGGATCGGTGTCGCCGCGCTCATCGGGTTCGTGTTCTGGCAGACGAAGGCCGCCGAGCCGGTCGTGCCGCTGCACATCTTCCGCAGCCGCAACTTCACGCTCATGTCGATCATCGGCTTCATCACCGGCTTCGTGATGTTCGGCGCGACCCTCTTCCTGCCGCTGTACCAGCAGTCGGTGCAGGGCGCCTCCGCGACCAACTCCGGGCTGCTGCTCCTGCCGATGCTCGGCGCCATGCTCGTCACCTCGATGATCGCGGGGCGGGTGACCACGAACACCGGCAGATACAAGGTCTTCCCGGTCGTCGGCAGCGTGCTGATGGTCGTCGGGCTGTACCTGCTGTCGCTGATGGACACGGACACCTCGCGCCTGACGTCCGGTGTGTACATGGCCGTCGTCGGTCTCGGCATGGGCTGCCTGATGCAGATCACCATGCTGGTCGCGCAGAACAGCGTGGAGATGAAGGACATGGGCGTCGCGTCCTCGTCCACCACCCTCTTCCGTACACTCGGTTCCTCCTTCGGCGTCGCGATCATGGGCGCGCTGTTCAACCATCGCGTCCAGGACGTCATGACCGAACGGGCCGGCGCGCTGGGTTCGAAGGTGACCGAGCAGTCCGCGCAGCTGGACGCGGCGAGCCTGGCGAAGCTGCCGGCGGCGGCACGCGAGGCGTACCAGCACGCGGTGTCGGCCGGCACGCACTCGGCGTTCCTGCTGGGGGCCGCCGTGGCCGTGGTCGCGCTCGTGGCGGCGGTGTTCGTGAAGGAGGTCCCGCTGAAGGGCGCGGAGCCGCAGAAGACGGGCGAGGATTCGGCGGACGGTACGGGGGCGCCGGCGCCGGTGATCGAGGCGGTCTGA
- a CDS encoding TetR/AcrR family transcriptional regulator: MGGTMDGTKQRRRGNTRQRIQDVALELFAEQGYEKTSLREIAERLEVTKAALYYHFKTKEEIIVSLFEDLTKPIEDLIEWGRQQPQTLETKQEIVRRYGQALTDAAPLFRFMQENQATVRELSIGEMFKNRMLSMRDIIVDPDADLVDQVRCISALFTMHAGMHVLKDLEGDPEEKRKAILEVAIDLVTQAHRGGQAP, encoded by the coding sequence ATGGGCGGCACCATGGACGGCACCAAGCAGCGGCGCCGCGGGAACACCCGCCAGCGCATCCAGGACGTGGCGCTCGAACTCTTCGCCGAGCAGGGCTACGAGAAGACCTCCCTGCGGGAGATCGCCGAGCGTCTGGAGGTCACGAAGGCGGCGCTCTACTACCACTTCAAGACCAAGGAAGAGATCATCGTCAGCCTCTTCGAGGACCTGACGAAACCGATCGAGGACCTGATCGAGTGGGGTAGGCAGCAGCCGCAGACCCTCGAGACGAAGCAGGAGATCGTACGCCGCTACGGCCAGGCCCTGACCGACGCGGCACCCCTGTTCCGCTTCATGCAGGAGAACCAGGCGACGGTACGGGAACTGAGCATCGGCGAGATGTTCAAGAACCGCATGCTCTCCATGCGCGACATCATCGTCGACCCGGACGCGGACCTGGTCGACCAGGTCCGCTGCATCAGCGCTCTGTTCACGATGCACGCCGGGATGCACGTCCTCAAGGACCTCGAGGGCGACCCCGAGGAAAAGCGCAAGGCGATCCTCGAGGTCGCGATCGACCTGGTGACGCAGGCGCACCGCGGCGGCCAGGCTCCTTAG
- a CDS encoding SCO3374 family protein produces the protein MVGTLPPVTTIPLPRRPLDPSDRVRRWYENELGWPTVPARPGSPAGTPVRLVVGLRFDVLDVPAEAGHAALRHLAPSSPVALRGDRMRLLVAAGSAEELPGVLDWLEWGALPLDLTVIGEGGLMDAPPPPPRGWAGAPQGAAVWLRPPEPGCEVEASLPTLSAMGSCGGGGGAPDLVRVVDTVATQCHRLWLRRARTQSLAGS, from the coding sequence ATGGTTGGCACCCTTCCCCCGGTCACGACGATCCCGCTTCCCCGTCGGCCGCTCGATCCGAGCGATCGGGTCCGCCGGTGGTACGAGAACGAACTGGGGTGGCCGACGGTGCCCGCGCGTCCCGGAAGTCCCGCCGGCACTCCGGTACGGCTGGTCGTGGGCCTGCGTTTCGACGTTCTCGATGTGCCGGCCGAGGCGGGCCACGCGGCGCTGCGCCACCTGGCGCCGAGCTCTCCGGTGGCGCTGAGGGGCGACCGGATGCGGCTGCTGGTGGCCGCGGGCAGCGCGGAGGAGTTGCCCGGGGTGCTGGACTGGCTGGAGTGGGGTGCGCTCCCGCTCGACCTCACGGTGATCGGCGAGGGCGGTCTCATGGACGCGCCGCCGCCCCCTCCGCGGGGATGGGCCGGCGCCCCGCAGGGGGCCGCCGTGTGGCTGCGACCCCCCGAGCCTGGGTGCGAGGTCGAGGCCTCGCTGCCGACTCTGTCGGCCATGGGGAGCTGCGGGGGCGGTGGGGGCGCCCCCGATCTCGTAAGAGTGGTGGACACGGTGGCAACGCAGTGCCACCGCTTGTGGCTGCGGCGCGCACGCACCCAGTCCTTGGCCGGCTCGTAG
- a CDS encoding ATP-dependent Clp protease ATP-binding subunit: MFERFTDRARRVVVLAQEEARMLNHNYIGTEHILLGLIHEGEGVAAKALESLGISLEAVRQQVEEIIGQGQQAPSGHIPFTPRAKKVLELSLREALQLGHNYIGTEHILLGLIREGEGVAAQVLVKLGADLNRVRQQVIQLLSGYQGKETATAGGPAEGTPSTSLVLDQFGRNLTQAARESKLDPVIGREKEIERVMQVLSRRTKNNPVLIGEPGVGKTAVVEGLAQAIVKGEVPETLKDKHLYTLDLGALVAGSRYRGDFEERLKKVLKEIRTRGDIILFIDELHTLVGAGAAEGAIDAASILKPMLARGELQTIGATTLDEYRKHLEKDAALERRFQPIQVAEPSLPHTIEILKGLRDRYEAHHRVSITDEALVQAATLADRYISDRFLPDKAIDLIDEAGSRMRIRRMTAPPDLREFDEKIAGVRRDKESAIDSQDFEKAASLRDKEKQLLAAKAKREKEWKAGDMDVVAEVDGELIAEVLATATGIPVFKLTEEESSRLLRMEDELHKRVIGQVDAVKALSKAIRRTRAGLKDPKRPGGSFIFAGPSGVGKTELSKALAEFLFGDEDALISLDMSEFSEKHTVSRLFGSPPGYVGYEEGGQLTEKVRRKPFSVVLFDEVEKAHPDIFNSLLQILEDGRLTDSQGRVVDFKNTVIIMTTNLGTRDISKGFNLGFAAAGDTKSNYERMKNKVSDELKQHFRPEFLNRVDDVVVFPQLTQDDILRIVDLMVGKVDERLKDRDMGIELSQSAKELLSKKGYDPVLGARPLRRTIQREIEDSLSEKILFGELRPGHIVVVDTEGEGEAKTFTFRGEEKSALPDVPPIEQAAGGAGPNLSKEA, from the coding sequence ATGTTCGAGAGGTTCACCGACCGCGCGCGGCGGGTTGTCGTCCTGGCTCAGGAAGAAGCCCGGATGCTCAACCACAACTACATCGGCACCGAGCACATCCTCCTGGGCCTGATCCACGAGGGTGAGGGTGTCGCCGCCAAGGCCCTTGAGAGCCTCGGGATTTCGCTCGAGGCGGTCCGCCAGCAGGTGGAGGAGATCATCGGCCAGGGCCAGCAGGCCCCGTCCGGGCACATCCCCTTCACCCCCCGTGCCAAGAAGGTCCTGGAGCTGTCGCTCCGGGAGGCCCTTCAGCTGGGCCACAACTACATCGGCACGGAGCACATCCTGCTCGGCCTGATCCGTGAGGGCGAGGGCGTCGCCGCCCAGGTCCTGGTCAAGCTGGGCGCAGATCTCAACCGGGTGCGGCAGCAGGTCATCCAGCTGCTCTCCGGTTACCAGGGCAAGGAGACCGCCACCGCCGGCGGGCCTGCCGAGGGCACCCCCTCGACGTCCCTGGTCCTCGACCAGTTCGGCCGGAACCTCACCCAGGCCGCTCGTGAGTCCAAGCTCGACCCGGTCATCGGGCGCGAGAAGGAGATCGAGCGGGTCATGCAGGTGCTGTCCCGCCGTACGAAGAACAACCCGGTCCTGATCGGTGAGCCCGGCGTCGGCAAGACCGCCGTCGTGGAGGGTCTCGCCCAGGCCATCGTCAAGGGCGAGGTGCCCGAGACCCTCAAGGACAAGCACCTCTACACCCTGGACCTCGGCGCGCTGGTCGCCGGCTCCCGCTACCGCGGTGACTTCGAGGAGCGCCTGAAGAAGGTGCTCAAGGAGATCCGCACCCGCGGCGACATCATCCTGTTCATCGACGAGCTGCACACGCTGGTCGGTGCGGGTGCCGCCGAGGGCGCCATCGACGCGGCTTCCATCCTGAAGCCGATGCTGGCCCGCGGCGAGCTGCAGACCATCGGTGCGACCACGCTGGACGAGTACCGCAAGCACCTGGAGAAGGACGCGGCCCTCGAGCGCCGCTTCCAGCCCATCCAGGTCGCGGAGCCGTCCCTGCCGCACACGATCGAGATCCTCAAGGGTCTGCGTGACCGGTACGAGGCTCACCACCGCGTCTCCATCACGGACGAGGCGCTGGTCCAGGCCGCCACCCTGGCCGACCGGTACATCTCGGACCGCTTCCTGCCGGACAAGGCGATCGACCTGATCGACGAGGCCGGTTCCCGGATGCGCATCCGCCGGATGACCGCGCCGCCGGACCTGCGCGAGTTCGACGAGAAGATCGCCGGCGTCCGCCGCGACAAGGAGTCCGCGATCGACTCGCAGGACTTCGAGAAGGCCGCCTCCCTGCGCGACAAGGAGAAGCAGCTCCTGGCCGCCAAGGCCAAGCGGGAGAAGGAGTGGAAGGCCGGCGACATGGACGTCGTCGCCGAGGTCGACGGCGAGCTGATCGCCGAGGTCCTCGCCACGGCCACCGGCATCCCGGTCTTCAAGCTGACCGAGGAGGAGTCCTCGCGTCTGCTGCGCATGGAGGACGAGCTCCACAAGCGGGTCATCGGCCAGGTCGACGCCGTCAAGGCGCTGTCGAAGGCGATCCGTCGTACGCGTGCGGGTCTGAAGGACCCGAAGCGTCCCGGTGGTTCGTTCATCTTCGCCGGCCCGTCCGGTGTCGGTAAGACCGAGCTGTCCAAGGCGCTCGCCGAGTTCCTCTTCGGCGACGAGGACGCGCTGATCTCCCTCGACATGTCGGAGTTCAGCGAGAAGCACACGGTGTCGCGTCTCTTCGGTTCCCCGCCCGGATACGTGGGTTACGAAGAGGGCGGCCAGCTGACCGAGAAGGTCCGCCGCAAGCCGTTCTCCGTCGTCCTCTTCGACGAGGTCGAGAAGGCCCACCCGGACATCTTCAACTCGCTGCTGCAGATCCTGGAGGACGGTCGCCTGACCGACTCCCAGGGCCGGGTCGTGGACTTCAAGAACACGGTCATCATCATGACGACCAACCTCGGCACCCGGGACATCTCCAAGGGCTTCAACCTCGGCTTCGCCGCCGCGGGTGACACCAAGTCCAACTACGAGCGCATGAAGAACAAGGTGTCGGACGAGCTCAAGCAGCACTTCCGCCCCGAGTTCCTCAACCGCGTCGACGACGTGGTCGTCTTCCCGCAGCTGACTCAGGACGACATCCTCCGGATCGTGGACCTGATGGTCGGCAAGGTGGACGAGCGCCTGAAGGACCGGGACATGGGCATCGAGCTCTCCCAGTCCGCCAAGGAGCTGCTGTCCAAGAAGGGTTACGACCCGGTGCTGGGTGCGCGTCCGCTGCGTCGCACCATCCAGCGCGAGATCGAGGACTCGCTCTCGGAGAAGATCCTCTTCGGCGAGCTGCGTCCCGGCCACATCGTGGTCGTGGACACCGAGGGCGAAGGCGAGGCCAAGACCTTCACCTTCCGAGGTGAGGAGAAGTCGGCGCTGCCGGACGTCCCGCCGATCGAGCAGGCGGCCGGTGGGGCTGGGCCCAACCTGAGCAAGGAGGCGTAA
- a CDS encoding M23 family metallopeptidase encodes MSSRSLSRSSRTSLLRTRAAVLVGGLGASVVLGAGVAAAADTNAAASTATAVQAQAAAQAKAVKATEAKAAQAKAAKAAAGAKAKAAAVKKAAAKKTPSWVDPVQKYKLSASFAQAGGMWQSTHSGQDFAVASGTKVVAAHGGTVVKAGGNGAGDGPAYGNAVVIKHGNGTYSQYAHLSRIDVKAGQIVKTGQRIALSGNTGNSSGPHLHFEIRTKASYGSAIDPVAFLRSKGVTV; translated from the coding sequence ATGTCATCGCGTTCCCTGTCCCGTTCTTCCCGTACGTCCCTGCTCCGCACTCGCGCCGCCGTGCTCGTCGGCGGCCTGGGAGCCTCGGTCGTGCTGGGGGCCGGGGTCGCGGCCGCCGCCGATACGAACGCGGCCGCAAGCACCGCCACTGCCGTCCAGGCTCAGGCCGCCGCGCAGGCCAAGGCCGTGAAGGCCACCGAGGCGAAGGCCGCGCAGGCCAAGGCCGCCAAGGCTGCCGCCGGCGCGAAGGCCAAGGCCGCGGCAGTGAAGAAGGCCGCCGCGAAGAAGACGCCCTCCTGGGTCGACCCGGTGCAGAAGTACAAGCTGTCCGCCAGCTTCGCCCAGGCCGGCGGTATGTGGCAGTCCACCCACAGCGGGCAGGACTTCGCCGTGGCGAGCGGTACCAAGGTCGTGGCCGCGCACGGTGGAACCGTCGTCAAGGCGGGCGGCAACGGCGCCGGTGACGGGCCCGCGTACGGCAACGCCGTCGTCATCAAGCACGGCAACGGGACCTACTCCCAGTACGCCCACCTGTCCCGGATCGACGTGAAGGCCGGCCAGATCGTCAAGACCGGTCAGCGCATAGCCCTGTCCGGCAACACCGGCAACTCCAGCGGCCCGCACCTGCACTTCGAGATCCGTACGAAGGCGAGCTACGGGTCGGCCATCGACCCGGTCGCCTTCCTGCGCTCCAAGGGCGTGACGGTCTAA